The following are from one region of the Sporanaerobacter acetigenes DSM 13106 genome:
- a CDS encoding class I SAM-dependent methyltransferase gives MDNYYAEKLNSKKLYQVYDTQIPRVKQYLQAEIDFVKKNLSNTQNVLELGAGYGRIIKELAPYCKSIIGIDISVESVELGKEYLKDYPNASIVVMDVHQIKFSKPFDVILCLQNGLSAMGADSTVIHKILDKVAPGGTAYFSSYSTKFWDFRLKWFEEQASRGLLGEIDYTKTKNGVIICKGGFKATIHWPEDFEKIGKELGYPYQVQEVDESSMFLIVHKT, from the coding sequence ATGGACAATTACTATGCTGAAAAATTAAATTCCAAAAAATTGTATCAAGTATACGATACCCAAATTCCACGTGTCAAGCAGTACTTACAAGCAGAAATAGATTTTGTCAAGAAAAATCTATCAAACACACAAAATGTTTTAGAGCTTGGAGCCGGATACGGTCGAATTATCAAGGAATTGGCTCCCTACTGCAAATCTATTATCGGGATAGATATCTCGGTGGAAAGTGTTGAGTTAGGCAAGGAATATCTCAAAGACTATCCCAACGCGAGTATAGTTGTGATGGATGTTCATCAGATAAAATTTTCTAAGCCCTTTGATGTTATTTTGTGCCTGCAAAACGGATTGTCTGCCATGGGTGCTGATTCCACTGTCATTCACAAAATTCTTGATAAAGTGGCACCCGGTGGAACGGCTTATTTCAGCAGTTACAGTACTAAGTTTTGGGATTTTCGTCTGAAATGGTTTGAGGAGCAGGCTTCCAGAGGGCTTTTAGGGGAAATTGACTATACCAAAACCAAAAACGGTGTGATTATATGCAAAGGGGGATTTAAGGCGACAATCCACTGGCCCGAGGATTTTGAAAAAATTGGCAAAGAGTTGGGGTACCCCTATCAAGTGCAAGAAGTAGATGAGTCTAGCATGTTTCTAATCGTCCATAAGACCTAA